aaacctacatgttttacagaatataggtatgcaaatataaataaataaagaggagcattcTATCCaccacaaataataaaaaaaaaagaaaaaagaattataatgtatactaccACAAAATTCTatgagtctatcattaaagaaataatttaaagtaggtatataacatttatcagttaataaagacttgaggtgctttttaaatagatttaaatttaagcttttatattgatttggaattttgttgtaaattttcagtgccatatatactatactattacCGAGTGCATTGGAAACATTGCACGAATACAgtgtttttgcattttaaaagctatatcctTATCCATAGAATTGCCCCAgaaaattattccatatctGAGTATTGATTCCACTAAACCATGATAAGCTTTAAGAAGCTTACTTAAAcctgtatattttttagataaacCAAAGTTTGTCACATCAACTCCAGACCAAAAGAAGGATAGCCCAACTGACAATCAGACTGCAAATTCAAATCCCGAATGTGATTTAGAGGGTAAGTAATAAGTATGCCCTTTTTCCCCCTTGCATTCAGAAAGGTTTTGATTTCaggttttaatgaaaaatcataattgcactgtttttgagctCTAGTTGTCAAACAAACCTATAACACAATCCTTATTGTGCAGATGTTCCAGACTTGCCCATGGATGATGGTCTCCCAGAGACTGTGACTGTGCTCAATGCCCCAGACGGAGGCAAAGTTTATTTGGTGGGGACTGCACACTTCAGTTTACAGTCTCAAGAAGATGTTTCTAAGGTATGCTTCTAACTGGAGTCTAAAATACCTTATTGAAAATGAAGATGTTTTAgctattatttttctacagtatttagttttttgtacaccatttttattttgatatcgGAGTTGGTTTTAGGATTtctatatcaattttaaagtgtttgtttgtatttaaaaattcacatTATTGTTTTAGGTTATTCAAGAAGTGAATCCACATATTGTTATGGTGGAGCTGTGTCAGCAAAGGACCAATATTTTACTGCTAGATGAAGAAATAATACTCAGAGAAGCcaagaatataaatatcaaaaagatAAGGTAAGACACAATCCATGTTACCTGTTGTATTTGGAAAATTGTCAACGCATTTGAGCAATAGgaataaaatgacaaaaacaaaaaaatatggtgaTTAAGTGACGTAATTTTTTGAAAGTCAAAAGTATTCTTAATGTTGTGCAATCAGaactaaaaatagtaaaacacagaattaatacaaatgaaattatctagtttttttgtttaaatacttttatggcATGATATCccctaataaaaaattactgactTGTTACAGAGAAACTATGGCACAGAATGGTGTCTTTAATGGccttatgtatattttactacTAAACATGTCCGCCCATATAACGCGAGAGCTTGGCATGGCGCCTGGCGGGGAATTCAGACGCGCCATGGCAGAGGTAaaatcacaattaaaaaaaaatatatttcgattAAGCCTGAAATGTTCCTTACGTGGTAGGTGTATCTATATTTTCTAACAGtgtaaaaaatttcattgataTCTGCCCAGTTTATTTTGCGTATAAAAACACACTTgtagtaatataaatgcgaaagtttcgCATATATACTACTACGATTTTACATTCAACAAAagccataaatattttttttacctcatTTTGTAATGTGAAACCACAGGATTATATTGATACAACTCTAATGAGAATGAGAGTTCCATTAGTAAAAGTAGTCCAGCCGTTGGTCCAACCAGCATTCAAGTTacatactttataattttcaggCTAAAAAGATTCAGAATTGCATCGTGCAGCTTGGTGACCGGCCTATTGACATCACATTGCATAGAGCCATCGCATCACTGTCTTGGGGACAGACCATACGATTTATTTGGCATCTGCTCACTTCTAATAAGAGTATAAGGTGATTAAGGTTACTGTATATCAAACAAATCTGCAACTCAAACACTGCTAGGTAGTTAGTATCGGAAAATTTGGATGTAAGTGTGAATGTTTGTTATGAACTATAATGACTTTCATTTCGGAGAAGTTTGGTGCATAGCTAATACATAATCTGAAACAGTATAGAGTACTTTATGTTCTGTTATCCTCACGGCTATTGTGAAATATGTTTGCAGCGCGGAGGAAGTGGAGAAGTGCAAGCAGAAGAAGATGCTGGAGGACATGCTGGAGGAGATGGCGCAGGAGTTCCCGGCGCTGGAGCGCGTGTTCGTGCTCGAGCGGGACATGTTCCTCTGCAACTCGCTGCAGCTCGCCGCTCTGCAGCCGCGTTAGTATACACTTATACACTAATTTACCTGTTGACaatctgtcaagaaagtgaagaaaacggATTTGTAAcgtactacattttttttgccatttcaatatcaaatagAATAGTCTAGATCGGTAGATAAACATACAGTGTTTCCAGCCAACAGGAAAAGCAGTGCACTTATTTTCACCACTTTGATGACGAActgtaaattagttttaaaaaaaattggcttGTGGCTGCGCCCTAGGATAGCACCACTCCATATCCCGCCGTGGATATCGTATTTAGCCTTGGCTATGTGTCCCGTACTCATCTACCCATAGTCCATAACTATAATTATTCTAAAGGAGGGTTGCCATCACGCAGGTTggttgtaaataaaagtagaatCTTTACGGCGTCACAACACCGAATGCAAGATGCGaagagtttaaaaaaaacttcaacgACTCAATAATCGAATACACATACATAAGCATGTTCATGTTTCTAATAAACTTTTTCTTACATTGTTACAGGTAAGGAGCCCTGTCGAATAGTGGGGGTAGTCGGTATTGGACACGTGAATGGAATAGTTCAACACTGGGGCAAGATCAAACCGCAGGATATCCCGCCGTTGTTAGAGTAAGTTATCCCAAGTTTTCAATAGTTGTTAATCTGTAAAGCTTAATGTAGATGGCGTTACTGTAGTTGGTTGTCAATCTCATACGTTACAACTTTGAACTTCCAGATGGattttaaacatgtttttttttacgaaaatgtcatttttgccacaagcttttattgtcgtcagagcgTCCTCAGGCTTGTGGCATTTGAAtcctgacaaaaaaaaacccatgtccgtgccGTAAATCGTTGAGGAGTGCCCTCGTTGAGATCCGTTGGATAACAGATGGTCTAGCTTAAAATCTGTtccatcgcgatacgttgcttagaatccgagatattgacaaaaataatttatgagcggACATAATAAACGCgaaagctagtataatataaaatataacttgatagagtgcctgtgaaggtctagtTTCTAAGTAAATGATTTGACAGGGTTCCGCCGGCGTCGCTGACGACCCGCGTGCTGCGGGCGTCGGTGCGAGCGGCCGCGGCCGCCGCGCTCGTGTACGCGGCCGCGCGCTTGTTCCCCCGCCGGTGGCTGCCCTGATCACTCACTCATCACTGTCACTGTCACTGTCACTGTCACTGATCACGATCATCCCTACAGGTCAGTTCAATGTACTTATTCGTCGCGAAACAGaagattgtaatgaaaaatttaataactgaCTACATTCCGATTAGTGAAAtgagatacttttttctaatgtcaaaaatgaaattttatgtagATCTTGTATGACAGTATTGTGATGTCACgaattttggagtcaaaaagcatttctaatatattttaatgagattGAAAAAATAGTAATCACTGGTTGTTTATGCAGTCTTACTCGGGCAATTGTGAGAGAATGTCCCATATCATTTTAGAATTATGATTTATCAGGAACTGATTCACGTTCACGAGCAAGGCAGGCCTCCCACAATTGctacaaataaaactgtatgaaACAAGTAAATCAGTTATTCTATATTTGCCTGTTACTATCACAATAAATCAACGTTTCTGATGATCGACGTTTTATCTTTACAGGTTTCTCCTACTGCTGACTACACTTGGTAAGAAGATATCGATTGGATTTGATAATGTGTGTTTgtgtatttgaaaaataaaatattgttattgccgaatttgttattgttaggtatatagtttttaattttaatgaatgatgAGCATTACTTTTTAAGAACAGTCCAAATTGCAttgtaaatgttaattatatgTTACGTTAGTATAAAATTGGCAAAGCCTTAGTTGTATATATTGGatgtgacaatttttttttcatgctTATTTCATGAATTAGCTTTTGATACATTCTTGAACACTGGCTGTTTAACTATATCTCATGGCGATTaaggttttataaatatactgaagaaaaaaatattgatcatCGATATAGTGCTGCATGTCTATGCATGCTACTtgtctaaattaattactattcctaatatttttgtcaaataaaataattatatgtgaGATTATAAGAATAGGacgtataattatttttcaataaatttcctAAATTTTTACGCCGCTAGAGttatttctacttttttcCTAATATTTGACGACTTAAAGTATGTTGAAAACGTGCAATATCATTACTTACTCGGCGTTATTGTAGCGTTCGGCTTTGCCTCTCTCCAATATTCTGACTCGTTTGCAATAACCAACATTTTTGTGCTTGTATCCTAATGTGCTATTCTAATGTTGCTAAAATAGTACAGGGCCTTGTAGACTAAGTCCTAATTATCCCTACCttaattattaagttattgAGTATGAGACACGttggtaatttttaaaatgtgaataaCATTGCACTAAAGTGCCTTTTGTTTAAACATGTTCAATACGCGAAGGCATTTagattattattgaaaatggtTCGggaggaaaatattttaccatcTACTTGGGCCGTActggatatttatttacattttgcaaCTGTACTGGATATCTATTTTCTTATGTTTTTGCTGACCATTAAAAATGGTCTGAAAAACAACATTTGAACGAAACGTGACCCTTTTCATGCAGTCGGCTAATAACTATAGTGCTGCCactatagttattttaatCCTTTACCAAAAAAGAGTTAACATAATGTGTATTTAGGGTTcagaatacataaatatccGTAACTTTGCATTGTGTGgtagaattttatatttctttaagccacattttgataatgatataaatgCCTATGATGGGCATAAAGCGAAGTTAGTGTGTAGATTGCATTGAAGGAAATTTATATGAGTCGATTTAGTCTTCTCCTCTCATAATATAGGGTAACAAATACAACCTGATCAGATTTATATGGGTTgtttaaagataatatttcttaattaggTCTATGATGTTCTCACTTATACATTTAGACGCCCTGAAGTttgcttattattataaaatatattaaaatttaaatcagcACCCAGACGTGGGTTTACACACAATTTATGCTCAAAATACTGGCTTAATCCAATCTTATAGATGTTTATGCCTAATTTATTCCCAAAGTGTCCGGCGCAAACCCATACCgcataatataactaaaatagtCTATATTAAAGATAATATTCAGATTATCGCtataatagtatagttttaagtaaacgAGGATTAAGTATACATGTCATGTTTTCGactgatataataatacaatttcaagCAGTCAATTAAAAGTAGTGgaatatattatgtaggtatacctattatattatgGCCATTGGATATTCTTAAAgcgatttattataaaagctacataatacattacaataaaagaTATCTGATTTCTGTGAAGTATATAAATTCGCGGGCACGACtagagatgggtttacgcccgctattttctcattttattCCCAAACAGTCCGATGCATAGTTACAATGCAAACCCAAGTAGTAGATGCACTAGTTTGGTTTGCGCTCGACTTTTTGGGAAGAGCTGGGAAAACACTGGGAGTAAACCCATCTATGGGTGCGAGTAATCATATTTGATCtacgattaaaattaaattgcgtTGATCTGATAATAAGATTATCTTGTgaccataataaaatagtagtccgaataaagtttttcgcactttatacatttacattatatCAGTAATGTATTTCCACCATGTCGCCCTATAATCTGCGTCTGcttaatatcattataactTACGTATGTATTtcataggtattatttattatatgcaaCATGGTTTTGTCTGTACCTTAGTAATTAAGTCAAgcgaatttaaaattctattgagttgttgtttttaaaatacttagtcATAATTACTcgtacatattaatttaatgttattaagtCGTTTTTTCCCCGTACACTTGCGGTTTTTACCATTTTCAATATGCAGACaaagtaatataattgaaataagatttattcgtaaaaattactaatattctaaattataataaagtagaataatgttattattcaaATGTTCATGAGAACTGTGATAATTAACAACCACACGCGTCCATTCTTTTTTCATCGTAGTTTTAAATCTAagcatcaattttaaatattgtctgattattttttgttatcgtGTCAAAATCTGTACTGATCTGAATTGTTCATGATTTAATGGTCACAAATATTGTACGTTTATTtcctatcaataaaatattattactatctATTGTACTTATTTACGGCATggcaacataaaaaatattattttaaaataattaaaacaaaaaatcgagACGAATTGAGAAACTGCTCCTTTTTACGGTTCTTAAGTCGGCTaattatacttagttataaGATTTGTGAACGACACGACATCACAAAATCCTCC
This sequence is a window from Plodia interpunctella isolate USDA-ARS_2022_Savannah chromosome 6, ilPloInte3.2, whole genome shotgun sequence. Protein-coding genes within it:
- the LOC128670759 gene encoding traB domain-containing protein isoform X3, coding for MEATDRLLGKESLDSDKLAGKVRTSGVKCDIVNECQMCIKAEDGGGDVHLNAVDKAVLDKPKFVTSTPDQKKDSPTDNQTANSNPECDLEDVPDLPMDDGLPETVTVLNAPDGGKVYLVGTAHFSLQSQEDVSKVIQEVNPHIVMVELCQQRTNILLLDEEIILREAKNINIKKIRETMAQNGVFNGLMYILLLNMSAHITRELGMAPGGEFRRAMAEAKKIQNCIVQLGDRPIDITLHRAIASLSWGQTIRFIWHLLTSNKSISAEEVEKCKQKKMLEDMLEEMAQEFPALERVFVLERDMFLCNSLQLAALQPRKEPCRIVGVVGIGHVNGIVQHWGKIKPQDIPPLLEVPPASLTTRVLRASVRAAAAAALVYAAARLFPRRWLP
- the LOC128670759 gene encoding traB domain-containing protein isoform X1, coding for MEATDRLLGKESLDSDKLAGKVRTSGVKCDIVNECQMCIKAEDGGGDVHLNAVDKAVLGNKDKPKFVTSTPDQKKDSPTDNQTANSNPECDLEDVPDLPMDDGLPETVTVLNAPDGGKVYLVGTAHFSLQSQEDVSKVIQEVNPHIVMVELCQQRTNILLLDEEIILREAKNINIKKIRETMAQNGVFNGLMYILLLNMSAHITRELGMAPGGEFRRAMAEAKKIQNCIVQLGDRPIDITLHRAIASLSWGQTIRFIWHLLTSNKSISAEEVEKCKQKKMLEDMLEEMAQEFPALERVFVLERDMFLCNSLQLAALQPRKEPCRIVGVVGIGHVNGIVQHWGKIKPQDIPPLLEVPPASLTTRVLRASVRAAAAAALVYAAARLFPRRWLP
- the LOC128670759 gene encoding traB domain-containing protein isoform X4 encodes the protein MEATDRLLGKESLDSDKLAGKVRTSGVKCDIVNECQMCIKAEDGGGDVHLNAVDKAVLDKPKFVTSTPDQKKDSPTDNQTANSNPECDLEDLPMDDGLPETVTVLNAPDGGKVYLVGTAHFSLQSQEDVSKVIQEVNPHIVMVELCQQRTNILLLDEEIILREAKNINIKKIRETMAQNGVFNGLMYILLLNMSAHITRELGMAPGGEFRRAMAEAKKIQNCIVQLGDRPIDITLHRAIASLSWGQTIRFIWHLLTSNKSISAEEVEKCKQKKMLEDMLEEMAQEFPALERVFVLERDMFLCNSLQLAALQPRKEPCRIVGVVGIGHVNGIVQHWGKIKPQDIPPLLEVPPASLTTRVLRASVRAAAAAALVYAAARLFPRRWLP
- the LOC128670759 gene encoding traB domain-containing protein isoform X2, whose amino-acid sequence is MEATDRLLGKESLDSDKLAGKVRTSGVKCDIVNECQMCIKAEDGGGDVHLNAVDKAVLGNKDKPKFVTSTPDQKKDSPTDNQTANSNPECDLEDLPMDDGLPETVTVLNAPDGGKVYLVGTAHFSLQSQEDVSKVIQEVNPHIVMVELCQQRTNILLLDEEIILREAKNINIKKIRETMAQNGVFNGLMYILLLNMSAHITRELGMAPGGEFRRAMAEAKKIQNCIVQLGDRPIDITLHRAIASLSWGQTIRFIWHLLTSNKSISAEEVEKCKQKKMLEDMLEEMAQEFPALERVFVLERDMFLCNSLQLAALQPRKEPCRIVGVVGIGHVNGIVQHWGKIKPQDIPPLLEVPPASLTTRVLRASVRAAAAAALVYAAARLFPRRWLP